The following coding sequences are from one Tubulanus polymorphus chromosome 12, tnTubPoly1.2, whole genome shotgun sequence window:
- the LOC141913833 gene encoding uncharacterized protein LOC141913833: MLPTDRNIVLKFFFFTFPYLVASFRNYEKCYIKSRTAKSKVKFLQECYAEKVVPRSRSWIWKYDSSSAFPPEANKQLKFAIDRAKEDCNYQFYKFRQSQNYLKSHVPDLFLWKSLSTIVQGSGKYHQHRKSVDLTNQLNKLIDSSPWTRFSNTENIVNLSSTTLSSTQCQLLGYGLNFSLPHQDKHVLDFVTQLEYRKSSPNSLDYNFIFMNLQAVCDQLNRNLFEYLPRRFRLALQELRKLKTIKISKADKGGKIVILDLDNYNVKMQSLLDNPGVYKKLKSNPLPRMQANFNRSLSDIIKRFPSAKETLNKFHSRLPSLPYIYGLPKIHKDNVPLRPIVSNFISGARFVLSVAPSP, translated from the exons ATGCTACCCACGGATCGAAATATCGTATTAAAATTCTTCTTCTTCACGTTCCCGTACCTCGTCGCTAGCTTCCGAAATTATGAGAAATGCTATATCAAATCCAGGACTGCTAAAAGTAAAGTCAAGTTCCTTCAGGAGTGTTATGCCGAAAAAGTGGTTCCGCGATCACGTTCTTGGATTTGGAAATACGACTCCAGCTCTGCGTTTCCACCCGAAGCTAACAAGCAACTCAAATTCGCTATAGATCGTGCTAAGGAAGACTGTAACTATCAGTTCTACAAATTCCGTCAAtctcaaaattatttgaagtCACACGTACCGGACCTATTCCTCTGGAAATCGCTCTCCACTATTGTTCAAGGCtctggaaaatatcatcagcacAGAAAGTCCGTGGATCTTACCAACCAACTGAATAAACTCATTGATTCCAGCCCTTGGACTAGATTTAGCAACACCGAAAACATAGTAAATTTGTCTTCAACCACGTTATCTTCTACTCAGTGTCAACTTCTCGGCTacggtttgaatttttctcttcCTCATCAAGATAAACATGTTTTAGACTTTGTCACCCAATTGGAATATCGCAAATCATCTCCGAACAGTTTGGACTATAactttatattcatgaatctACAGGCTGTTTGCGATCAACTCAACAGGAACCTCTTTGAATATCTACCCCGTCGATTTCGGCTCGCCCTCCAAGAACTACGGAAGTTAAAGactattaaaatatctaaggcTGATAAAGGTGGCAAGATTGTGATTTTAGATCtggataattataatgttaaaaTGCAATCTCTCTTGGATAATCCTGGTGTTTATAAGAAACTTAAATCGAATCCTCTTCCTCGTATGCAAGCTAATTTCAACAGAAGTCTTTCGGATATTATTAAACGTTTCCCCTCCGCTAAAGAAACTCTGAATAAGTTCCATTCACGTCTTCCCTCTTTACCATATATCTATGgattgcctaaaattcataaagataatGTTCCACTGCGCCCTATAGTCTCCAATT TTATCTCCGGTGCTCGGTTCGTTCTCTCCGTCGCACCTTCGCCATAA